The following proteins come from a genomic window of Streptomyces sp. ALI-76-A:
- a CDS encoding MbtH family protein: protein MSGDNPFDDETGVFHVLVNDEGQHSLWPSFAEVPAGWTVALHDTARRSALDFIEERWTDMRPHSLREVLDQR from the coding sequence ATGAGCGGCGACAACCCCTTCGACGACGAGACCGGCGTCTTCCACGTGCTCGTCAACGACGAAGGACAGCACTCCCTCTGGCCCTCGTTCGCCGAGGTCCCGGCAGGCTGGACGGTGGCGCTCCACGACACGGCCCGGCGATCGGCTCTCGACTTCATCGAGGAACGCTGGACGGACATGCGCCCCCACAGCCTGCGCGAGGTGCTGGACCAACGTTGA
- a CDS encoding monooxygenase, whose amino-acid sequence MGGSLSGLLAAHVLAAHADRVTVVERDRFPDGVKPRPGVPQGRHPHVLLEGGQVALESLLPGFLAELRAAGAPRVGMPSDMVQWQTGHWLRRLPATTHIYTGSRAQLEEAVRRRVLANPAISAVEGTEVVGLLGGASRVRGVLLRARSGDVREEQRALEGDLVVDASGSGTKAPQWLTAIGAEAPHEESIDTGLAYASRVYRGRSGVLDGDTVGYYVYPDPVQVHGGGALPLEDGTHLVIVSGVRGDEPPTDDDEFVTYIKRLPHPLLHRWLDEAEPLSPAFGFRRNANVRRRYDLPGRRPAGFLATGDALCSFNPIYGQGMAVAAMSAVALRDALADPRRTPTTRHVQRALLAASRQAWDISAGADRKMPGAVGNAVAVGPADSVADWYLRRVQERFPGDPVVGRAFRSVLTLSAPVTALFAPPVARAVLFRPPAPTPTEPPMTPEETGV is encoded by the coding sequence GTGGGCGGGAGTCTTTCGGGGCTGCTGGCGGCACACGTCCTGGCCGCGCACGCCGACCGGGTGACCGTCGTCGAGCGCGACCGGTTCCCGGACGGCGTGAAGCCGCGGCCAGGGGTACCGCAGGGCCGGCATCCCCATGTCCTGCTGGAGGGTGGGCAGGTGGCCCTGGAGTCGCTGCTGCCGGGCTTCCTGGCGGAGCTGCGGGCGGCGGGGGCGCCGCGGGTGGGCATGCCGTCGGACATGGTGCAGTGGCAGACCGGGCACTGGTTGCGGCGGCTGCCCGCGACGACGCACATCTACACCGGTTCCCGCGCGCAGCTCGAGGAGGCGGTGCGGCGGCGCGTTCTCGCCAACCCGGCGATCAGCGCGGTGGAGGGCACCGAAGTCGTCGGGCTCCTCGGTGGCGCCTCGCGCGTGCGGGGTGTGCTGCTGCGGGCCCGTTCCGGCGACGTCCGTGAGGAGCAGCGGGCTCTGGAGGGCGACCTGGTCGTCGACGCCTCCGGGAGCGGCACGAAGGCCCCGCAGTGGCTGACGGCGATCGGGGCCGAGGCCCCGCACGAGGAATCCATCGACACCGGGCTCGCGTACGCCTCACGCGTCTACCGCGGCAGGAGCGGTGTCCTCGACGGCGACACCGTCGGCTACTACGTCTACCCCGACCCCGTCCAGGTCCATGGCGGCGGTGCGCTGCCGCTGGAGGACGGCACCCATCTGGTCATCGTCTCAGGGGTGCGCGGCGACGAACCGCCCACGGACGACGACGAGTTCGTGACATACATCAAGAGGCTGCCGCATCCGCTCCTGCACCGGTGGCTGGACGAGGCCGAACCGCTCTCGCCGGCGTTCGGCTTCCGGCGGAACGCGAATGTCCGACGCCGCTACGATCTGCCGGGCCGCCGCCCGGCCGGATTCCTCGCCACCGGCGACGCCCTGTGCTCCTTCAACCCGATCTACGGACAGGGCATGGCCGTCGCCGCGATGAGCGCGGTCGCCCTGCGCGACGCCCTGGCCGACCCGCGCCGGACCCCCACGACGCGGCACGTGCAGCGGGCACTCCTCGCGGCGTCCCGGCAGGCGTGGGACATCTCCGCCGGGGCGGACCGCAAGATGCCGGGCGCGGTCGGCAACGCGGTCGCCGTCGGGCCCGCGGACAGCGTCGCCGACTGGTATCTGCGGCGGGTACAGGAGCGCTTTCCCGGCGACCCCGTCGTGGGGCGGGCCTTCCGCTCCGTGCTGACTCTTTCCGCGCCTGTCACCGCCCTGTTCGCCCCGCCCGTGGCCCGGGCCGTCCTCTTCCGTCCGCCCGCGCCGACGCCCACCGAGCCGCCGATGACGCCGGAGGAAACGGGGGTCTGA
- a CDS encoding Clp protease N-terminal domain-containing protein produces MTTNPNITSSVRLDDLIAAIKKVHTDALDQLQDAVIAADHLGEVADHLIGHFVDQARRSGASWTDIGKSMGVTRQAAQKRFVPKETTDLDPSQGFGRYTPRARNVVMAAHNEAIAARNPEGRPEHLVLGLLAEPEGLAAKAITAQGVLLDTVRQAAAAALPPAVEEVPELVPYAPDAKKVLELTFREALRLGHNYIGTEHILLALLEFENGEGVLTGLGITKPAVEENIVAALAKITAKPGKQD; encoded by the coding sequence ATGACGACGAACCCCAACATCACGTCATCCGTACGCCTCGACGACCTCATCGCGGCCATCAAGAAGGTCCACACCGACGCGCTGGATCAGCTACAGGACGCCGTGATCGCCGCCGACCACCTCGGCGAGGTGGCCGACCACCTGATCGGCCACTTCGTGGACCAGGCCCGGCGCTCGGGCGCGTCCTGGACGGACATCGGCAAGAGCATGGGAGTGACCCGGCAGGCGGCGCAGAAGCGGTTCGTGCCCAAGGAGACGACGGACCTCGATCCCAGCCAGGGCTTCGGCCGCTACACGCCACGCGCCCGCAACGTGGTGATGGCCGCCCACAACGAGGCCATCGCGGCGCGCAATCCCGAGGGGCGCCCCGAGCACCTGGTCCTCGGCCTGCTGGCCGAACCGGAGGGTCTGGCCGCCAAGGCGATCACCGCGCAGGGTGTCCTCCTGGACACCGTACGCCAGGCCGCCGCCGCCGCGCTGCCGCCGGCGGTCGAGGAGGTCCCGGAGCTCGTCCCCTACGCCCCCGACGCGAAGAAGGTCCTGGAGCTCACCTTCCGCGAGGCGCTCCGCCTCGGCCACAACTACATCGGCACCGAGCACATCCTCCTGGCCCTGCTGGAGTTCGAGAACGGCGAGGGCGTCCTGACCGGCCTCGGCATCACCAAGCCGGCGGTGGAGGAGAACATCGTGGCGGCACTCGCCAAGATCACGGCAAAGCCCGGCAAGCAGGACTGA
- a CDS encoding GNAT family N-acetyltransferase → MTVKVIDVPEARRYEAQVDGRPEVAGFAQYIRTAELIAFVHTEVAPEHEGKGVGSALARTSLDEARAAGLRVLATCPFYAVWISRHPEYADLLYQARSKVSD, encoded by the coding sequence GTGACGGTCAAGGTCATCGACGTACCCGAAGCCCGCCGCTACGAGGCACAGGTGGACGGCAGGCCGGAGGTCGCGGGCTTCGCGCAGTACATTCGGACAGCGGAACTGATCGCCTTCGTCCACACCGAGGTGGCGCCGGAACACGAGGGCAAGGGCGTCGGCTCCGCGCTGGCTCGGACCTCCCTCGACGAGGCACGCGCCGCGGGATTGCGCGTACTGGCCACCTGCCCCTTCTACGCGGTCTGGATCAGCCGCCATCCCGAGTACGCCGACCTGCTGTACCAGGCCCGCAGCAAGGTCAGCGACTGA
- a CDS encoding sigma-70 family RNA polymerase sigma factor: MNGIMQAGSSTLAPARAQARHVTSDADCDAFIRDVYDQYGLPLVRYATRLLDGDWHKAEDILQETAARAWKHAGFLGTRGDHIRPWLFTVARNLVIDHHRARQIRPLELMPIEDLDTSWDGMNSTITSHAVLEALRELKEQHRTIIRLMYYLECSVAQTADHLGIPPGTVKSRAFYAVRALRKALERQDVLGE, translated from the coding sequence ATGAACGGGATCATGCAAGCGGGGAGCAGCACCCTCGCTCCGGCTCGGGCGCAGGCCCGGCACGTCACATCGGACGCCGACTGCGATGCCTTCATCCGAGACGTCTACGACCAGTACGGACTTCCGCTCGTCCGGTACGCCACGCGGCTGCTGGACGGCGACTGGCACAAGGCGGAGGACATCCTCCAGGAGACCGCGGCCCGTGCCTGGAAGCACGCCGGGTTCCTGGGTACGCGCGGCGACCACATCCGGCCTTGGCTGTTCACCGTGGCCAGGAACCTGGTCATCGACCACCACCGGGCCCGGCAGATCAGGCCGCTCGAACTGATGCCGATCGAAGACCTGGACACATCCTGGGACGGCATGAATTCCACGATCACCTCCCACGCGGTGCTGGAAGCACTACGGGAGCTGAAAGAGCAGCATCGGACCATCATCCGCCTCATGTACTACCTGGAATGCAGTGTGGCCCAGACGGCCGACCACCTCGGCATCCCGCCCGGCACCGTCAAGAGCCGCGCCTTCTACGCCGTGCGGGCGCTGCGCAAGGCACTGGAGAGACAAGACGTACTCGGCGAGTAG